A single region of the Mesotoga sp. Brook.08.105.5.1 genome encodes:
- a CDS encoding polysaccharide biosynthesis tyrosine autokinase, whose protein sequence is MSEFEGSDYRELTLEDIFRMFKKRMVLFISIVLAVVVVTGVYLIFATPIYEASVTIKVDPTSQSSVGDLFSSSLTGSSGSNISTEVELIKSRTNIEEIIEVLGLVDRVYSEDTKARLLSEGYSDRDLVASLTRSISSMITVSPVKDTRIVRVSVQNKDPVLARDIANTLAEVYNTKLAELSKRDLTRKREFIEAQIPLLESDLNEATDKIKQFKEETGIYVLDKHADQLFQMLSNYDKQHNELMISAEEKKAEIETYQSMLDDFDSIDSKSIKALWVQTSESFSVNPVLTSLRQSLATLQVELASLEEQYPKTDPRVRSKITEISKTESLIAEQIQNEFIVSGQGMTLNPAYQQIITGVISSEAGFQILQASIQAVGLLRDQYQSELRNLPAKEQQLLDLERQIAVKESLYTLLLERLEEAKISEAAVVGNAAIVDPATVPQSPVKPNKKLSLAIGGVLGIFLGMLMVFLAEYLDKTLKTEEEIERFSRQPIIGRIPSIEGTSEEMYVEKNPTAPSSESIKLAASNLSFTMGEGKTVAVTSVLPTEGKSFVIANIAYSMANSGQRVVLLDLDLRRPRVEKILKAGKRTKGAVDVIMGTASIDDVVENYAENMDFIGVGIIPPNPTIVLSSKRIDTLLSELKQRYDRVLIDMPPAVVTSDVSLVGNKLDGIVLVVRPGRAIKDGLRIVVENLKTVGVKILGVIVNGVDEKNSSYYYHYYYYYNEEGKRKKRRKRTSK, encoded by the coding sequence GTGAGCGAGTTCGAGGGCAGCGATTATAGGGAACTAACTCTTGAAGACATTTTTAGAATGTTTAAGAAGCGAATGGTTCTCTTCATTTCTATTGTACTTGCGGTAGTTGTTGTCACAGGCGTTTATCTCATTTTCGCTACGCCAATTTATGAAGCCAGCGTCACCATCAAAGTCGATCCAACCTCTCAATCATCTGTGGGGGATCTCTTTAGTAGTTCCCTTACAGGGAGCTCGGGATCGAATATCTCAACCGAGGTTGAACTTATTAAGAGCAGGACGAACATCGAAGAGATAATCGAAGTGCTCGGGTTGGTCGACAGAGTATATTCAGAAGATACGAAGGCTCGGCTACTATCGGAAGGTTATTCGGACCGTGATCTAGTAGCTTCACTCACGCGAAGTATTTCATCAATGATAACTGTCTCACCTGTTAAGGATACCAGGATTGTCAGAGTCTCAGTTCAGAACAAGGACCCCGTTCTTGCGAGGGATATCGCCAATACTCTAGCCGAGGTTTACAATACCAAACTGGCAGAATTGTCAAAAAGAGACCTGACAAGAAAACGTGAATTCATTGAGGCACAGATCCCACTTCTGGAGAGCGATCTGAACGAGGCTACCGATAAGATAAAGCAGTTCAAAGAAGAAACAGGCATCTACGTACTCGACAAGCATGCCGATCAACTATTCCAAATGCTCAGCAACTATGACAAGCAGCACAACGAACTGATGATCTCCGCTGAAGAGAAGAAAGCTGAAATCGAAACTTACCAGAGTATGCTCGACGATTTTGACAGCATTGATTCAAAGAGCATAAAGGCACTTTGGGTTCAGACATCTGAGAGTTTTTCCGTAAACCCCGTGCTTACCAGTCTAAGACAGAGCCTTGCAACTCTTCAAGTTGAGCTTGCTTCGCTGGAGGAGCAGTATCCAAAAACTGACCCTAGAGTGAGATCGAAAATCACAGAGATTTCGAAGACTGAGAGTTTGATAGCAGAACAGATTCAAAACGAGTTCATAGTCTCAGGCCAGGGCATGACCTTGAATCCTGCGTACCAGCAGATAATAACTGGCGTCATCAGTTCAGAAGCAGGATTTCAAATCCTTCAAGCTTCGATTCAGGCAGTGGGTCTTTTGAGGGACCAGTATCAATCTGAACTGAGAAACCTGCCGGCAAAGGAGCAACAGCTGCTCGATCTTGAGAGGCAGATAGCAGTTAAAGAGAGCCTCTACACCTTGCTTCTGGAGAGACTTGAGGAGGCAAAGATCAGTGAAGCTGCCGTAGTTGGAAACGCTGCAATTGTCGACCCCGCGACCGTGCCTCAGTCGCCGGTGAAACCCAACAAGAAACTATCTCTGGCCATTGGAGGCGTTTTGGGGATCTTTCTTGGAATGCTAATGGTCTTTCTTGCCGAGTACCTCGACAAAACTCTCAAGACAGAGGAAGAGATAGAACGTTTCAGTAGGCAGCCGATAATCGGAAGAATTCCGAGTATCGAAGGAACAAGCGAAGAAATGTATGTAGAGAAAAACCCAACGGCACCTTCTTCAGAATCGATAAAGCTTGCAGCAAGCAATCTCTCTTTCACGATGGGCGAGGGAAAGACGGTGGCAGTTACATCGGTTCTCCCTACTGAGGGAAAGAGTTTCGTAATTGCAAATATCGCCTATTCAATGGCAAACAGCGGTCAAAGAGTAGTCCTCCTGGACCTTGATCTGCGTCGCCCCAGGGTCGAAAAGATACTCAAAGCTGGCAAGAGAACCAAGGGCGCGGTGGATGTGATAATGGGAACTGCCTCAATTGATGACGTTGTCGAGAACTACGCTGAAAACATGGATTTCATAGGAGTGGGAATCATTCCCCCAAATCCCACAATAGTCCTTTCGTCGAAAAGGATCGACACTCTCCTTTCTGAACTGAAGCAGAGATATGACAGAGTTCTGATAGATATGCCACCGGCGGTTGTCACTTCAGACGTTTCTTTGGTGGGAAACAAGTTAGACGGAATCGTGCTAGTTGTTAGGCCCGGAAGGGCAATAAAGGATGGCTTGAGAATAGTTGTGGAGAATCTCAAGACCGTGGGAGTGAAGATTCTTGGAGTAATAGTCAATGGAGTAGATGAGAAGAATTCAAGCTATTACTACCACTACTATTACTATTACAACGAAGAAGGAAAAAGAAAAAAGAGAAGGAAGAGAACCAGCAAGTAG
- a CDS encoding O-antigen ligase family protein — protein sequence MTEKKQLIDFETIVYLILTLFIPLFVTKGFTHEPSTGKHLFYVVGFTVIFLSVFIRKREVLMRFGYVHLAFFGIGIAALLSLIVVSMDNPQYFRYSLEIALYVVFLSFTAIYISSKWDSVEKIEVIMLFFLIGAAVVAADALLNFYLGFDIFLGKVGEPFARASARSTIGNPNFVSDYMGMTIPMIFYFLISRRPLGILFKSARSQLILKIIMLVFLIPMVASVFVSQTRTVITAIFIGNLLFLLLYFFLRKGKKPEALETSEEKKLKRLSLIFLLLALVIIAVLSYLYLTPSPLTGDGKINITARLEYVLTSSGSWKERFSAWYNSLFQWLDDNNKLRIPFGSGIGTFQLYHLLYSPQVLNHSPDFMPVWNNFKRTHNDYIQGLGEMGIIGLLFIVLMVGLLVFRYVKNLFRIDNKRDLLLYGSLGAGIFSLAVHSFFEFPLHMQPNLMLAIFLGSIAVGKYFNPDLKERKLPRVPAVVALFAIAAVLIFLKTSAFLGEGFFRIGQTNQQYYLAYYNQAQNINLSALQQIKNEISTFSGNYAHLQDVASYMNVKGSEIRSKYPGANQIDLLELAEKERQSEIRKLLDEINNRINQYNFYISKAGEFYDKALDDFKLSNRLYPVFGKPLWYIAGLGTKAQRLETVRDNPELMKSILTGKDEYSSDIILEFKGDPEIIPVHRTSIRTLPFAEFFQKHASVFDNPELVSGLQLYFITQIQMILDAADYYESSVILFSERQTPRILGRLYTSLNSELKKYFNFINSRESTVVSAFGESGEFRQIIIDLVYESGIRATYWFDLAITLLPGTWNRYPDWEDIYIEYLNSIPSIVDSIDAQKLKILEVVRKHVWACENMGPATPDETLQFAVQWGRSNLSGEELSNFEQNLKNIYERVVNLNRDLIEKTPNLPEKTVDQIQSLISLFETL from the coding sequence ATGACGGAGAAGAAACAACTAATAGACTTCGAAACCATTGTTTATCTGATTCTGACTCTGTTTATTCCTTTGTTTGTCACCAAGGGATTCACACACGAGCCTTCAACCGGAAAACATCTCTTCTACGTTGTCGGATTCACAGTAATCTTCCTTTCTGTGTTTATTAGGAAGAGAGAGGTTTTGATGCGATTTGGGTACGTACATCTGGCCTTTTTCGGAATCGGAATCGCTGCCTTACTCTCGTTGATTGTGGTTTCGATGGACAATCCTCAGTACTTCAGGTACTCTTTGGAGATTGCTCTTTATGTTGTGTTCCTTTCCTTCACCGCGATCTATATTTCCAGCAAATGGGACTCCGTCGAGAAGATTGAAGTAATTATGCTGTTCTTCTTGATTGGAGCAGCCGTTGTCGCAGCTGATGCACTCCTTAACTTCTACCTGGGATTTGACATTTTTCTAGGCAAGGTCGGAGAACCTTTTGCAAGAGCCTCCGCTAGATCGACTATTGGAAACCCGAATTTCGTCTCTGATTACATGGGCATGACAATTCCTATGATCTTCTATTTCCTGATCTCCAGAAGACCACTCGGGATTCTGTTCAAGAGTGCAAGAAGTCAACTTATCCTTAAGATAATCATGCTGGTATTCTTGATTCCGATGGTAGCCTCTGTATTTGTATCACAGACAAGAACGGTAATAACTGCGATATTCATAGGCAATCTACTATTCTTGCTATTGTACTTCTTCTTGAGGAAAGGAAAGAAGCCAGAAGCTCTGGAAACCTCTGAAGAGAAGAAGTTGAAAAGACTCTCACTCATCTTTCTTCTCTTGGCTCTAGTAATCATAGCCGTATTGTCATATCTTTATCTCACACCATCTCCCCTGACCGGCGACGGAAAAATCAATATCACTGCCAGACTTGAATATGTATTAACTTCCTCTGGATCGTGGAAAGAGAGGTTCTCAGCATGGTACAACTCGCTTTTCCAGTGGCTCGATGATAACAATAAGCTGAGAATCCCTTTCGGGAGTGGAATCGGAACGTTTCAGCTGTATCATCTCTTATACAGTCCTCAGGTACTTAACCATAGTCCTGACTTCATGCCTGTATGGAATAATTTCAAGAGGACTCACAACGACTACATCCAGGGTCTGGGAGAGATGGGAATCATCGGCCTCCTCTTCATTGTATTGATGGTCGGCCTACTGGTCTTCAGGTACGTAAAAAACTTGTTCAGAATAGACAATAAGAGGGATCTGCTGCTTTATGGCTCCCTGGGAGCGGGAATATTTTCCCTGGCAGTTCACAGTTTCTTTGAATTTCCTCTCCATATGCAGCCAAATCTTATGCTGGCCATCTTTTTGGGATCTATCGCCGTTGGAAAGTACTTCAATCCAGATCTTAAGGAAAGAAAGCTTCCAAGAGTTCCTGCTGTGGTGGCCTTGTTCGCTATAGCCGCCGTACTGATCTTCCTGAAGACGTCGGCGTTTCTTGGAGAGGGCTTCTTCAGGATTGGACAAACTAACCAGCAGTATTATCTTGCTTACTATAATCAAGCACAGAACATCAATCTAAGTGCTCTTCAGCAAATCAAGAATGAGATCAGCACTTTCTCTGGCAACTACGCTCACCTGCAAGATGTCGCGAGTTATATGAATGTGAAGGGAAGCGAGATCCGATCGAAGTATCCTGGCGCCAATCAAATCGATCTTCTTGAGCTAGCTGAAAAAGAGAGACAGAGCGAGATCAGAAAACTATTGGATGAGATAAACAATCGAATAAACCAGTACAACTTCTATATTTCCAAGGCGGGGGAGTTCTATGATAAGGCATTAGACGATTTCAAACTTTCAAATAGACTGTATCCCGTATTTGGCAAACCCTTATGGTATATTGCAGGCCTGGGGACAAAGGCACAGCGACTTGAGACAGTGAGAGACAACCCGGAGCTCATGAAATCGATTCTAACAGGGAAGGATGAGTATTCCTCTGACATAATACTTGAGTTCAAGGGAGATCCCGAAATAATTCCGGTTCATAGAACAAGCATTAGAACTCTTCCGTTCGCTGAGTTCTTCCAGAAGCACGCTTCGGTTTTCGACAATCCTGAACTTGTGTCGGGCTTACAGCTTTACTTCATTACACAGATTCAGATGATACTCGATGCTGCCGACTACTATGAATCATCTGTTATACTGTTCAGCGAGCGCCAGACGCCAAGGATTCTTGGCCGCCTATACACAAGCTTGAATAGCGAACTCAAGAAGTACTTCAACTTCATCAATTCTAGAGAAAGCACTGTGGTCTCTGCCTTCGGAGAAAGCGGAGAGTTCAGGCAGATAATCATAGATCTGGTATACGAAAGTGGTATTCGAGCAACTTACTGGTTTGATCTTGCGATCACTCTTCTTCCCGGCACATGGAACAGATACCCGGACTGGGAGGACATCTACATTGAATACTTGAACTCAATACCCTCGATTGTTGATTCTATAGATGCACAGAAACTGAAGATACTTGAGGTTGTCCGGAAACACGTATGGGCCTGTGAGAACATGGGACCGGCAACTCCAGACGAAACACTGCAATTCGCAGTACAGTGGGGCAGATCAAATCTTTCTGGAGAAGAATTAAGTAACTTCGAGCAAAATCTGAAAAATATTTACGAAAGAGTGGTCAATCTAAATAGGGATCTGATTGAGAAGACGCCCAATCTTCCAGAGAAAACCGTTGATCAGATACAAAGCTTAATCTCGCTCTTCGAAACGCTTTGA
- a CDS encoding CpsB/CapC family capsule biosynthesis tyrosine phosphatase: protein MNIDSHCHLLPGVDDGVDSIEESLALLEEMKLKGLQRLYLTPHLFSPMSPSDPERIVKRWNEYHFELNSHSVEVLLGSEIFFRPEILDADLITMGGSNTVLLELPTQRRPHYLFEVIEKLQVKGLRIILAHVERYEYLFRKSGLFFGKQELTDDILRLRDMGVLFQVNWNSLDKNPRTRVLINEGIAEIIGSDKHKSGDNRLLIDFHDDRYRLFLNDYYL from the coding sequence TTGAATATCGACTCTCACTGCCATCTGCTCCCTGGAGTGGATGACGGTGTTGATAGCATTGAGGAGTCTCTGGCACTCCTTGAAGAAATGAAGCTCAAGGGGCTTCAGAGACTTTACTTGACACCTCACCTTTTTTCCCCGATGAGTCCTTCCGATCCTGAACGGATAGTGAAGAGATGGAACGAATACCATTTTGAACTGAACTCTCACTCAGTTGAAGTCTTGCTTGGCTCTGAGATATTCTTTAGACCAGAGATACTGGATGCCGATCTGATTACTATGGGTGGGTCAAACACTGTTCTATTGGAGCTTCCAACGCAGCGAAGACCTCACTATCTGTTTGAAGTGATCGAAAAACTGCAGGTCAAGGGATTAAGAATAATACTTGCTCATGTTGAGCGTTATGAATACCTTTTCAGAAAAAGCGGGTTGTTTTTTGGCAAGCAAGAGCTTACAGACGATATACTTAGGCTTAGAGACATGGGAGTTCTCTTTCAGGTAAACTGGAACAGTCTCGACAAGAATCCCAGAACTCGGGTTCTTATCAACGAAGGAATAGCCGAGATCATTGGAAGCGATAAACACAAGTCTGGCGACAACAGACTCTTAATAGATTTTCACGATGATCGATATAGGCTTTTTTTGAACGATTACTATCTCTAG
- the metG gene encoding methionine--tRNA ligase, with protein sequence MKKFYVTTPIYYINSEPHIGSAYTTIIADVIARYRRLSGYEVFFLTGTDEHGQKVLNEALTRNINAQEYCNIMAAKFIKLWKDLELTNDGFVRTTDENHMRAVQEFVSRLKENGDIYKGRYEGWYCIPDETFWNEEDLKEGKTCPECGREVKWVSEENYFFRLSKYNDPLLKLYKENPEFVQPYFRRNEMLKILESGLKDLSITRTSFNWGVPMPDDPEHVIYVWVDALINYLSAIGFPNDHDSFERYWPADVHLIGKEINRFHSIIWPAMLMSAGISLPKQVYAHGWLTINGQKISKSLGNAISPMSFVKVYGNDALRYYLLRDIQFGRDGDFSEDNLIGRINADLANDLGNLLHRTVVMIQKFNDGVVPERGVEEMVDESLKELLESTFSTYVDSMDRLRFTQALESVWELIRYGNKYIDLTEPWKLGKDNEKKTRLDTVLHNLVCVLGNVSLMIEPVMFNTAKEIRKRLGIESRMTLQDLDWADPLFGSRVSHGEPIFPRIDIEKHKKVTDLNGQDTKPETENNVLIAIDEFTRVELRVAAVIEAENVPKSKKLVKLQLDLGELGKRQVVAGIAQFYSPEELVGLKVVVVANLQPAKLMGIESNGMLLAAKIGNALSLLTVHKDLLPGAKVS encoded by the coding sequence TTGAAGAAGTTCTATGTTACCACGCCAATATACTACATAAATAGTGAGCCTCACATTGGCTCTGCCTATACTACAATAATTGCAGATGTAATTGCCAGATATAGGAGACTCTCCGGCTATGAAGTATTCTTCCTCACTGGCACCGATGAGCACGGTCAAAAGGTCTTGAATGAAGCGCTAACGAGAAATATCAATGCTCAGGAATACTGCAATATAATGGCCGCCAAATTTATAAAGCTCTGGAAAGATCTTGAATTGACGAACGATGGGTTCGTGAGAACTACTGATGAGAATCACATGAGAGCCGTGCAGGAATTCGTTTCACGACTAAAGGAAAACGGTGATATATATAAGGGAAGATATGAAGGGTGGTACTGCATACCAGATGAAACTTTCTGGAATGAGGAAGATCTGAAGGAAGGAAAGACTTGCCCAGAATGTGGTCGCGAAGTGAAATGGGTGAGTGAAGAGAACTACTTTTTTAGACTTTCTAAGTACAATGATCCTCTTCTCAAACTCTACAAAGAGAACCCTGAATTTGTCCAACCGTATTTTAGAAGAAATGAAATGCTGAAAATTCTCGAATCCGGGCTGAAGGATTTAAGTATAACGAGAACGTCTTTCAATTGGGGGGTACCGATGCCTGACGATCCAGAACACGTGATTTATGTTTGGGTGGACGCGCTGATAAACTACTTGAGTGCAATCGGGTTCCCGAATGATCACGACTCCTTTGAACGGTATTGGCCCGCCGATGTGCATCTGATTGGAAAGGAGATAAATCGTTTTCACTCAATTATTTGGCCAGCTATGCTTATGTCTGCTGGAATCTCTTTGCCTAAGCAGGTTTATGCCCACGGATGGCTAACAATTAATGGTCAGAAGATCTCCAAGTCATTGGGAAACGCGATAAGTCCGATGAGCTTTGTCAAGGTTTACGGTAACGACGCTCTGAGATACTACCTCCTAAGGGATATCCAGTTTGGTCGCGATGGCGACTTTTCCGAAGACAACCTTATTGGCAGAATCAACGCAGATCTTGCAAACGATCTGGGTAATCTTCTGCATAGAACAGTCGTGATGATTCAGAAGTTCAATGACGGAGTTGTTCCTGAAAGAGGCGTAGAAGAGATGGTTGATGAGTCCCTTAAAGAGCTTTTGGAAAGCACCTTTTCCACATATGTGGACTCAATGGATAGACTCAGGTTCACACAGGCACTTGAAAGCGTCTGGGAACTCATAAGATATGGTAACAAATACATCGATCTGACTGAGCCATGGAAGCTCGGGAAAGACAACGAAAAGAAAACGAGACTAGACACTGTCCTGCACAATCTTGTCTGTGTTCTTGGAAATGTGTCGTTAATGATTGAACCGGTTATGTTCAATACTGCAAAGGAGATTCGAAAGCGATTAGGTATTGAGTCGAGAATGACTCTTCAAGACCTTGACTGGGCCGATCCGCTTTTTGGAAGTAGAGTCAGTCACGGTGAACCGATTTTTCCGAGAATTGACATAGAAAAACATAAGAAGGTGACAGACTTGAACGGTCAGGATACTAAGCCTGAAACAGAAAATAACGTTCTGATAGCAATCGACGAATTCACCAGGGTTGAACTTAGGGTGGCGGCTGTAATTGAGGCGGAGAACGTTCCGAAATCCAAGAAACTTGTCAAGTTGCAGCTCGATCTAGGTGAACTTGGCAAGCGGCAGGTCGTAGCTGGAATCGCTCAATTCTACAGCCCGGAAGAATTGGTCGGTCTGAAGGTGGTGGTGGTCGCTAATCTTCAACCTGCAAAACTGATGGGGATTGAGTCAAACGGGATGCTTCTTGCCGCAAAGATAGGAAATGCGCTTTCACTGCTAACTGTTCATAAGGATCTGCTTCCAGGCGCCAAAGTTTCGTGA
- the gyrA gene encoding DNA gyrase subunit A — protein sequence MPEEIIHKNIDDELINSYMLYSMSVIVGRAIPDLRDGLKPVQRRILFGMSELGLRHNQSFKKSARIVGEVMGKFHPHGDAAIYDALVRMAQPFSMRYPLVEGQGNFGSVDRDPPAAMRYTEARMQTLAEELLQDIDKSTVPMMPNFDGSLSEPDVLPTKIPNLLLNGTSGIAVGMMTSIPPHNLIEIVDSLNLLIKDPDCTVSDLLKFVKGPDFPTGGMIMDAGSIPSIYEEGKGRITIRAIAEIEESGGSPQIVVHEIPYNISKADLIQQIVSATQNHRDLQIRNIRDESDQKGLRVVIELKRGADPNVVLNLLFKHTQLQTTFSVNMLVIDEKKRPRVMNLKQILQGFLFHRFNVIRAKTEYDLEQASRRAHIVEGLTKATRSIDTVVDIIRNSANTEEASRNLMETLEVTEEQSAAILDMRMGKLTGMEIEKLLSEYRDLVAKINEYRLILGSDEKVYEIIVKELDEIKTKYGDARRTRIDLGNGRDFDIEDMIPDEEIVLMVTKKGYIKSTPLESYRKQGRGGKGVIGVRTGEEDFVVNILTTTRLSKTVIITSKGKAYVLSNHIIDHSSRDSKGKLLANYIKIDPDENVQAVLSTRKEEVQGKHLVITTRSGKIKKTVFEAFLNVRVSGIRAIGLNENDRVIDASLASREDDTIIISTRNGMVTRFPLVQVRAMGRGAAGVMGIRLKKNDEVVGASIVSADDKRFLLTTTEKGGGKRTCISEYRCQNRGGMGVKNIYGLEKIGPVVGTLVVTDEDEIILATKLGMSIRIPISQVRPTGRITKGVRIVDLKENDTVATMAVVVD from the coding sequence TTGCCTGAAGAAATTATCCACAAGAATATTGATGATGAACTGATTAATTCATACATGCTCTACTCTATGAGCGTTATAGTAGGGAGAGCGATCCCGGATCTGCGCGATGGTCTGAAACCTGTTCAGAGAAGGATTCTTTTCGGGATGTCGGAATTGGGTCTTCGTCATAATCAAAGTTTCAAGAAAAGCGCCCGTATAGTCGGAGAAGTCATGGGAAAGTTCCATCCCCACGGCGATGCTGCCATTTACGACGCTCTAGTGAGAATGGCTCAACCATTCTCTATGCGTTATCCTCTTGTCGAAGGGCAGGGCAACTTCGGATCAGTCGATAGAGATCCTCCCGCTGCCATGAGGTATACCGAAGCACGAATGCAGACTCTTGCAGAAGAATTGCTTCAGGACATCGATAAGAGCACCGTACCGATGATGCCGAATTTTGATGGGTCTCTTTCAGAACCTGATGTGCTTCCTACTAAAATCCCAAACCTACTCCTGAATGGCACTTCTGGAATTGCCGTGGGAATGATGACGAGCATACCACCACACAACCTAATCGAAATAGTTGATTCCCTAAATCTGCTGATCAAGGATCCAGATTGTACGGTTTCCGATCTCTTGAAATTCGTGAAGGGACCGGATTTTCCTACTGGCGGAATGATAATGGATGCAGGATCCATCCCTTCAATATATGAGGAAGGGAAAGGAAGAATCACCATTAGAGCTATTGCCGAGATTGAAGAGTCAGGTGGAAGTCCTCAAATAGTTGTCCATGAGATACCTTACAACATATCGAAGGCAGATCTAATTCAGCAGATAGTTAGCGCAACTCAGAACCACCGCGACCTTCAGATAAGAAACATAAGGGATGAGTCCGATCAAAAAGGGCTCAGGGTAGTTATTGAACTGAAACGCGGTGCCGATCCTAACGTAGTCCTTAATCTTCTTTTCAAGCATACACAGCTTCAAACAACCTTTAGCGTGAACATGCTGGTTATCGACGAGAAGAAGCGCCCAAGAGTAATGAATCTTAAGCAAATACTTCAGGGCTTTCTTTTTCACCGGTTCAATGTAATTAGAGCAAAGACTGAATACGATCTTGAGCAAGCATCCAGAAGAGCTCACATTGTCGAGGGGCTGACGAAGGCGACAAGATCTATTGATACAGTTGTAGACATAATAAGGAATTCGGCTAATACGGAAGAGGCATCCAGGAATCTGATGGAAACACTTGAAGTAACTGAGGAGCAAAGCGCCGCGATTCTAGACATGCGAATGGGCAAGCTTACAGGAATGGAAATCGAGAAGCTTCTCAGTGAGTACAGGGATTTGGTAGCCAAGATCAACGAGTACAGATTGATTCTAGGAAGTGATGAAAAGGTCTATGAGATCATTGTTAAGGAGCTCGATGAAATAAAGACCAAGTACGGAGATGCTAGACGCACAAGGATTGATTTGGGCAATGGAAGGGATTTTGACATCGAAGACATGATTCCGGATGAAGAGATCGTCTTGATGGTAACAAAGAAGGGGTACATAAAATCTACACCTCTTGAAAGTTACAGAAAGCAAGGGCGTGGCGGCAAAGGCGTCATCGGAGTAAGAACGGGCGAAGAGGATTTCGTTGTCAACATTCTTACAACAACCAGGCTTAGCAAGACAGTTATCATCACATCAAAGGGAAAAGCATACGTACTTAGCAACCACATCATCGATCACTCTTCTAGAGACTCAAAGGGAAAGCTTCTCGCCAACTACATCAAGATCGATCCCGATGAGAACGTACAGGCAGTCCTTTCAACGAGAAAGGAAGAGGTTCAAGGAAAGCATCTGGTTATTACCACTAGATCTGGCAAGATCAAGAAGACGGTATTCGAGGCCTTCCTGAATGTGAGGGTATCCGGAATTAGGGCAATCGGTTTGAACGAGAACGATAGGGTGATAGATGCTTCACTTGCATCAAGGGAAGATGATACCATTATTATTTCAACAAGGAACGGTATGGTAACTAGATTTCCGCTTGTACAGGTACGTGCAATGGGAAGAGGAGCAGCAGGAGTTATGGGCATAAGACTGAAGAAGAATGACGAGGTCGTTGGAGCCAGCATCGTTTCTGCTGACGACAAAAGATTCCTCCTGACAACTACAGAAAAGGGAGGAGGAAAGAGAACCTGCATTTCCGAGTATAGATGCCAGAATCGGGGAGGCATGGGTGTAAAGAACATCTACGGACTCGAGAAGATCGGTCCTGTTGTCGGAACTCTCGTCGTGACCGACGAAGACGAGATTATTCTTGCGACCAAGTTGGGCATGTCAATAAGAATTCCTATCTCACAAGTTAGACCGACCGGAAGAATAACCAAGGGAGTTAGGATAGTGGACCTAAAAGAAAACGATACCGTCGCTACGATGGCAGTTGTCGTTGATTAA